Proteins encoded in a region of the Quercus lobata isolate SW786 chromosome 8, ValleyOak3.0 Primary Assembly, whole genome shotgun sequence genome:
- the LOC115957743 gene encoding uncharacterized protein LOC115957743 isoform X5, with amino-acid sequence MAMVSLLTKSAITKGRDEVYVMAVPLRATKGPAQLLMSTAYSLNLWDLHHFMVLVKPSSPPPPSQALVFDFQPKDPENIYVALDVIAGRSVPGVLLVRKLRELPRSKCWYVGSPNVDAIDVACEFNKSWKTDLRVGHHDCRDYTNGLIEYLTGQKDVLECLRRSNGGLGMIYSIIEVLILSRQVGVM; translated from the exons ATGGCTATGGTCTCACTGTTAACAAAATCTGCAATAACAAAAGGCAGAGACGAAGTGTATGTAATGGCAGTGCCTCTAAGGGCCACAAAAGGACCAGCCCAGTTGCTTATGTCTACTGCTTACTCTCTCAATCTATGGGATTTGCACCATTTTATGGTCCTCGTTAAACCCTCCTCACCACCTCCTCCTTCTCAG gctttggtttttgattttcaaCCTAAAGATCctgaaaatatatatgttgCTCTTGATGTCATAGCTGGTAGATCAGTACCTG GAGTTCTTCTTGTGAGGAAGTTGAGAGAACTACCAAGAAGCAAATGCTGGTATGTTGGATCTCCCAATGTTGATGCCATAGATGTAGCATGTGAATTCAACAAAAGCTGGAAAACTGATTTGAGGGTTGGCCACCATGACTGTCGAGATTATACCAATG GCTTGATCGAATATCTCACTGGCCAAAAGGATGTGTTGGAGTGCTTGAGAAGAAGCAATGGTGGTCTGGG
- the LOC115957743 gene encoding uncharacterized protein LOC115957743 isoform X6, with product MAMVSLLTKSAITKGRDEVYVMAVPLRATKGPAQLLMSTAYSLNLWDLHHFMVLVKPSSPPPPSQALVFDFQPKDPENIYVALDVIAGRSVPGVLLVRKLRELPRSKCWYVGSPNVDAIDVACEFNKSWKTDLRVGHHDCRDYTNGLIEYLTGQKDVLECLRRSNGGLGGTLISMISFQCSSGSLR from the exons ATGGCTATGGTCTCACTGTTAACAAAATCTGCAATAACAAAAGGCAGAGACGAAGTGTATGTAATGGCAGTGCCTCTAAGGGCCACAAAAGGACCAGCCCAGTTGCTTATGTCTACTGCTTACTCTCTCAATCTATGGGATTTGCACCATTTTATGGTCCTCGTTAAACCCTCCTCACCACCTCCTCCTTCTCAG gctttggtttttgattttcaaCCTAAAGATCctgaaaatatatatgttgCTCTTGATGTCATAGCTGGTAGATCAGTACCTG GAGTTCTTCTTGTGAGGAAGTTGAGAGAACTACCAAGAAGCAAATGCTGGTATGTTGGATCTCCCAATGTTGATGCCATAGATGTAGCATGTGAATTCAACAAAAGCTGGAAAACTGATTTGAGGGTTGGCCACCATGACTGTCGAGATTATACCAATG GCTTGATCGAATATCTCACTGGCCAAAAGGATGTGTTGGAGTGCTTGAGAAGAAGCAATGGTGGTCTGGG